The DNA sequence CGTACCAACAAGCTCAAGGCGCACGACGAGCAGAACGCTGCCGGCGTCGGCGACCGCGTCCTCATCATGGAGACGCGTCCGCTGTCGGCGAGCAAGCGCTGGCGCATCGTCGAGATCCTCGAGAAGGCCAAGTAATTATCTGAGGCCCTGGGCATCAAGCCCAGGGGCCCCTCAGGTTCGTTCCGCCAGGCTCGGTGGGGGCGGTAGCTCTTCGGAGTGATGCCCCCGCCGGGAACCGGCAGACAAACAGGAGATAGACGTGATCCAGCAGGAGTCGCGACTGCGTGTCGCCGACAACACTGGTGCCAAGGAGATCCTTTGCATCCGTGTTCTCGGTGGTTCCGGTCGCCGCTACGCGGGCATCGGTGACGTCATCGTTGCCACCGTCAAGGACGCGATCCCCGGTGGCAACGTGAAGAAGGGTGACGTCGTCAAGGCGGTCATCGTTCGCACCGTGAAGGAACGCCGCCGCCAGGACGGCTCGTACATCCGCTTCGACGAGAACGCCGCCGTCATTCTGAAGAACGACGGCGACCCTCGCGGCACCCGTATCTTCGGCCCGGTGGGCCGTGAGCTGCGCGAGAAGAAGTTCATGAAGATCATCTCGCTCGCGCCGGAGGTGCTGTAAGCATGAAGATCAAGAAGGGCGACCTGGTTCAGGTCATCACCGGTAAGGACAAGGGCAAGCAGGGCAAGGTCATTCTGGCCATCCCTACTGAGAACCGCGTCCTCGTCGAGGGTGTCAACCGGGTCAAGAAGCACACCAAGGCCGGCCAGACCGCTGGTGGCTCGCAGACCGGTGGCATCGTGATCACCGAGGCGCCGATCCACGTCAGCAACGTTCAGCTGGTTGTGGAGAAGGACGGCCAGAAGGTCGTTACCCGCGTCGGTTTCCGCTTCGATGACGAGGGCAACAAGATCCGCGTTGCCAAGCGGACGGGTGAGGACATCTGATGGCTACCACTCCGCGTCTCAAGACGAAGTACCGCGAGGACATCGCGGGCAAGCTGCGTGAAGAGTTCTCCTACGAGAACGTCATGCAGATTCCCGGCCTCGTGAAGATCGTGGTCAACATGGGTGTGGGCGACGCCGCCCGCGACTCCAAGCTGATCGACGGCGCCATCAAGGACCTGACGACGATCACCGGTCAGAAGCCGGCCGTCACGAAGGCCCGCAAGTCCATCGCGCAGTTCAAGCTGCGCGAGGGTCAGCCGATCGGCTGCCACGTCACCCTCCGTGGTGACCGCATGTGGGAGTTCCTGGACCGTACGCTGTCGCTCGCGCTGCCGCGTATCCGTGACTTCCGTGGTCTGTCGCCGAAGCAGTTCGACGGCCGTGGCAACTACACCTTCGGTCTCACGGAGCAGGTCATGTTCCACGAGATCGACCAGGACAAGATCGACCGTACCCGGGGTATGGACATCACCGTGGTCACCACGGCGACCAACGACGACGAGGGCCGCGCCCTCCTTCGTCACCTCGGCTTCCCCTTCAAGGAGGCGTAAGCGAGATGGCGAAGAAGGCTCTCATCGCGAAGGCTGCCCGTAAGCCCAAGTTCGGTGTGCGTGCGTACACCCGCTGCCAGCGCTGCGGTCGCCCCCACTCCGTGTACCGCAAGTTCGGCCTGTGCCGCGTCTGCCTTCGTGAGATGGCTCACCGTGGCGAGCTGCCGGGCGTGACCAAGAGCTCCTGGTAATTCCCTCTCGTCCGCAAGGACTTGAGGAGTACCAGGCACTCTCGGTAAGCATCTGGTCGGCGGATGCCCGGCCGCGCATGCCTTAGGCTTGTGTGGTTGGGCGTCCGCCGCCCATAACGACTTACTACGCCGTAGGTCCCCGCACCGCACCCGTCCCGCCACTGAGTGGGGAGAGGGATGGCGCATACAGGAAACCCCGGCGAGAGAGGCCGAAGGCCACTTCATGACCATGACTGACCCGATCGCAGACATGCTCACGCGTCTGCGTAACGCTAACTCGGCGTACCACGACTCCGTCGTGATGCCGCACAGCAAGATCAAGTCGCACATCGCAGAAATCCTCAAGCAGGAGGGTTTCATCACCGGCTGGAAGGTCGAGGACGCCGAGGTCGGCAAGAACCTCGTCCTCGAGCTGAAGTTCGGCCCGAACCGCGAGCGCTCCATTGCGGGCATCAAGCGGATCTCGAAGCCCGGTCTGCGTGTGTACGCAAAGTCCACCAACCTGCCGAAGGTGCTCGGCGGCCTGGGCGTGGCGATCATCTCCACGTCCCACGGTCTGCTCACCGGCCAGCAGGCAGGCAAGAAGGGCGTAGGTGGGGAAGTCCTCGCCTACGTCTGGTAGTCGGGAACGGAGGAAAAGCAATGTCGCGAATCGGCAAGCTCCCCATCCAGGTTCCCGCCGGTGTGGACGTCACCATCGACGGCCAGGCAGTGGCTGTGAAGGGCCCCAAGGGTTCCCTCGCGCTCACCGTCAAGGCGCCGATCGAGATCGTCAAGGGTGAGGACGGCGTTCTGAACGTCACCCGCCCCAACGACGAGCGTCAGAACAAGGCCCTGCACGGCCTGTCCCGCACGCTGGTGGCGAACATGATCACCGGCGTGACCACGGGTTACGTCAAGGCTCTTGAGATCAGCGGTGTCGGTTACCGCGTCGCCGCGAAGGGCTCCAACCTGGAGTTCCAGCTTGGCTACAGCCACCCGATCCTGATCGAGGCGCCCGAGGGCATCTCCTTCAAGGTCGAGTCGCCCACCAAGTTCTCGGTCGAGGGCATCGACAAGCAGAAGGTCGGCGAGGTCGCCGCCAACATCCGCAAGCTGCGGAAGCCCGACCCGTACAAGGCCAAGGGTGTCAAGTACGCCGGCGAAGTCATCCGCCGCAAGGTCGGAAAGGCTGGTAAGTAGCCATGGCATACGGTGTAAAGATCGCCAAGGGCGACGCGTACAAGCGTGCCGCCAAGGCCCGCCGCCACATCCGCATCCGCAAGAACGTCTCGGGTACGGCGGAGCGTCCGCGCCTCGTCGTGACGCGTTCCAACCGCAACATCGTTGCTCAGGTCATCGACGACCTCCAGGGTCACACCCTGGCGTCCGCGTCGACCCTGGACACCTCGATCCGCGGTGGCGAAGGCGACAAGAGCGCCCAGGCCCAGGCCGTCGGCGCACTCGTCGCCGAGCGTGCCAAGGCCGCGGGTGTCGAGACCGTCGTGTTCGACCGCGGTGGCAACCGATACGCCGGGCGCATTGCCGCTCTGGCTGACGCCGCCCGCGAAGCCGGGCTGAAGTTCTAAGCCCCGTTTTCCGGGACTCACGGACGTAACAGAGAGAGGTAATCCAATGGCTGGACCCCAGCGCCGCGGAAGCGGTGCCGGTGGCGGCGAGCGGCGGGACCGGAAGGGTCGCGACGGTGGCCCTGCCGCCGAGAAGACCGCTTACGTTGAGCGCGTTGTCGCGATCAACCGCGTCGCCAAGGTTGTCAAGGGTGGTCGCCGCTTCAGCTTCACCGCGCTGGTCGTGGTGGGCGACGGTGACGGCACTGTAGGTGTCGGTTACGGCAAGGCCAAGGAAGTTCCCGCGGCCATTGCCAAGGGTGTCGAGGAAGCCAAGAAGTCCTTCTTCAAGGTTCCGCGCATCCAGGGCACCATTCCTCACCCGATCACGGGTGAGCGTGCCGCGGGCGTCGTGCTGCTGAAGCCGGCCGCCCCCGGTACCGGTGTTATCGCCGGTGGCCCGGTGCGCGCCGTTCTGGAGTGCGCCGGCGTTCACGACATCCTGTCGAAGTCGCTTGGTTCTTCCAACGCGATCAACATCGTGCACGCGACCGTGGCGGCCCTCAAGGGTCTGCAGCGTCCCGAGGAGATCGCGGCTCGCCGTGGTCTGCCCCTCGAGGACGTCGCTCCCGCGGCTCTGCTCCGTGCACGTGCTGGGGCGGGTGCGTAATGGCTCGCCTCAAGGTCACGCAGATCAAGTCGTACATCGGCAGCAAGCAGAACCACCGTGACACGCTGCGTTCGCTCGGGCTCAAGCGCCTGAACGACGTCGTCGTCAAGGAGGACCGCCCCGAGTTCCGCGGAATGGTTCACACCGTCCGCCACCTCGTGACGGTTGAGGAGGTTGACTAACATGGCTGAGAGCAGCCCGCTGAAGGCCCACAACCTCCGTCCCGCCCCCGGCGCCAAGACCGCGAAGACCCGTGTCGGTCGTGGTGAGGCGTCGAAGGGTAAGACGGCCGGTCGTGGTACGAAGGGCCAGAAGGCCCGCTACCAGATCCCGCAGCGCTTCGAGGGTGGGCAGATGCCCCTCCACATGCGTCTGCCGAAGCTCAAGGGCTTCAAGAACCCGTTCCGCACCGAGTTCCAGGTCGTGAACCTGGACAAGCTCGGCGCTCTCTACCCCGAGGGTGGAGAGGTCACGGTGGCCGACCTGGTCGCCAAGGGCGCGGTTCGCAAGAACAGCCTCGTCAAGGTCCTGGGCCAGGGCGAGATCTCCGTGGCGCTGCAGGTTTCGGTTGACGCCGTCTCCGGCTCCGCCAAGGAGAAGATTGCCGCCGCTGGTGGCTCTGTGACCGAGCTCGTCTAAGACGAACTCAGTGACAAATAGCTAGAAACCCGACCGGGGGTGCCTCACATATGGGGCATCCCCGGTTGGTCGTTCCATGGAAGGTGCAGACGCCGGTAAGGTGGCCTGCACCTTTGCTTGTACACATTCGTCGATCCCTCAGACCGTCACCTCTGACGCAGTAGCGCGGGGGTCGCAGGAGGCACCGTGCTAACCGCGTTCGCCCGGGCGTTCAAGACGCCCGACCTGCGCAAGAAACTGCTCTTCACGCTCGGCATCATCGTGCTGTTCCGGCTCGGGTCCCACGTTCCCGTTCCCGGCGTGAGCTATACGAACGTCCAGATCTGTGTTGATCAGGCGTCCGGCCAGAACGGCGGGCTCTTCGGTCTGGTCAACATGTTCAGTGGCGGTGCGCTGCTGCAGATCACGATCTTTGCGCTCGGCATCATGCCGTACATCACGGCGAGCATCATCTTGCAGCTGCTGACCGTGGTCATCCCGAAGCTGGAGACCCTCAAGAAAGAGGGCCAGGCCGGCACGTCGAAGATCACTCAGTACACGCGCTATCTGACGGTCGCGCTGGCGATCCTGCAGGGCACCGGCCTCGTCGCCACCGCCCGCAGCGGCGCCCTGTTCCAGAACTGCTCGGTCGCCAGTCAGATCGTTCCCGACCGGTCGATCTTCACCACCGTCGTCATGGTGCTCACCATGACCGCCGGTACCTGTGTCGTCATGTGGCTCGGTGAGCTCATCACCGACCGGGGCATCGGCAACGGCATGTCGATCCTGATGTTCATCTCGATCGCCGCGGGCTTCATCGGATCCCTGTGGGCCATCAAGGAGCAGGGCAAGATCGCGGACGGCTGGGTCGAGTTCGGCGTGGTCATGCTGGTCGGCCTCGCGATGGTGGGCCTGGTGGTCTTCGTCGAGCAGGCGCAGCGCCGGATCCCGGTCCAGTACGCGAAGCGCATGATCGGCCGCCGTGCGTACGGCGGTACCTCGACCTACATCCCGCTCAAGGTGAACCAGGCGGGCATCATCCCCGTCATCTTCGCCTCGTCGCTGCTCTACATCCCGGCACTGGTCGTGCAGTTCAGCGGTTCCACCGCCGGCTGGGCCACCTGGATCCAGAAGCACTTCGTCAAGGGCGACCACCCGTACTACATCGCGACCTACTTCCTCCTGATCGTCTTCTTCGCGTTCTTCTACGTGGCGATCTCGTTCAACCCCGAGGAAGTTGCAGACAACATGAAGAAGTATGGTGGGTTCATTCCGGGCATCCGCGCCGGTCGGCCTACCGCCGAGTACCTGAGCTACGTACTCAACCGGATCACCTGGCCGGGGTCGCTGTACCTGGGTCTGATCGCTCTTGTGCCGACGATGGCGTTGGCCGGCTTCGGAGCGAACCAGAACTTCCCGTTCGGCGGGACGAGCATCCTGATCATCGTGGGTGTGGGTCTGGAAACCGTGAAGCAGATCGAGAGCCAGCTCCAACAGCGTAATTACGAAGGGTTCCTCCGCTGATGCGAATCGTCCTCGTCGGCCCGCCCGGTGCGGGCAAGGGAACGCAGGCGACTGTCCTTGCCAAGACCTTGTCGATCCCGCACATCTCCACGGGCGACCTGTTCCGGGCCAACATCAGCCAGGGCACCGAGCTCGGCCGTCGCGCGAAGGCGTTCATGGACGCGGGCGACCTCGTCCCGGACGAGATCACCATCGGCATGGCGAAGGACCGCATGGAGCAGCCCGACGCCGTCGGCGGCTTCCTGCTGGACGGTTTCCCGCGCAACGTCTCCCAGGCGGAAGCCCTGGACGAGATGCTGAAGACCGCGGGCATGAACCTCGACGCCGTCCTCGACCTGGAGGTCGAGGAGGACGAGGTCGTCAAGCGCCTCGCCGGCCGCCGTACCTGCCGCAACGACGGCGGGCACGTCTTCCACATCGCGTACCAGCCGCCCAAGGTCGAGGGTGTCTGCGACATCTGCGGCGGCGAGCTGTACGTGCGTGAGGACCAGTCCGAGGACGCGGTCCGCAACCGCCTGGACGTCTACCACACCCAGACCGAGCCGATCATCGACTACTACAAGGCCCAGGGCCTCGTGTCGACGATCCCGGCCCTCGGTGAGGTCAAGGACGTCACGCAGCGCGCGATGGACGCCTTGAAGAAGTAGTCATTGCAGCGTCATCCGTTAGTGCAGCCCCGGCCGCGGTGTCCCCTGGACGCCGCGGCCGTACTGTTGAAAGACCCGAATCCGAAGGTGGCAGGTTAGTCATGGTCCAGATCAAGACCCCCGAGCAGATCGCGAAGATGCGTGAGGCGGGGCTGGTCGTCGCTGCGATCCACGCGGCGACCCGTGAGGCGGCCGTGCCCGGCGCCACGACACGCGATCTGGACATGGTGGCCCGCAAGGTCATCGCGGACGCCGGTGCCAAGTCGAACTTCCTCGGGTACGGCGGGTTCCCCGCGACCATCTGCACCTCGGTCAACGAGGTCGTGGTCCACGGCATCCCCGACGACAAGACGGTCCTCAAGGACGGCGACATCATCTCGATCGACGCCGGCGCGATCATCGACGGCTGGCACGGCGACGCCGCGTACACCGCCTTCGTGGGCTCTGGACACGCCCCTGAGCTCGTGGAGCTCTCCCGGGTGACCGAGGAGTCCATGTGGGCCGGGATCGCCGCCATGAAGCTCGGCAACCGCCTCGTGGACATCTCGAAGGCGATCGAGACGTACATCAAGCGGCAGCCGCGTCCGACCACGGGCGAGCACAGCCTCGGCAAGTTCGGGATCATCGAGGACTACGGCGGCCACGGCATCGGTTCCGAGATGCACATGGACCCGCACCTGTTGAACTACGTCTCGCGCAAGCGGGGCAAGGGCATCAAGCTCGTCCCGGGCCTGTGCCTGGCGATCGAGCCGATGGTCTCCCTGGGCACCGCCCAGAC is a window from the Streptomyces sp. NBC_01244 genome containing:
- the rplN gene encoding 50S ribosomal protein L14; amino-acid sequence: MIQQESRLRVADNTGAKEILCIRVLGGSGRRYAGIGDVIVATVKDAIPGGNVKKGDVVKAVIVRTVKERRRQDGSYIRFDENAAVILKNDGDPRGTRIFGPVGRELREKKFMKIISLAPEVL
- the rplX gene encoding 50S ribosomal protein L24, which gives rise to MKIKKGDLVQVITGKDKGKQGKVILAIPTENRVLVEGVNRVKKHTKAGQTAGGSQTGGIVITEAPIHVSNVQLVVEKDGQKVVTRVGFRFDDEGNKIRVAKRTGEDI
- the rplE gene encoding 50S ribosomal protein L5, encoding MATTPRLKTKYREDIAGKLREEFSYENVMQIPGLVKIVVNMGVGDAARDSKLIDGAIKDLTTITGQKPAVTKARKSIAQFKLREGQPIGCHVTLRGDRMWEFLDRTLSLALPRIRDFRGLSPKQFDGRGNYTFGLTEQVMFHEIDQDKIDRTRGMDITVVTTATNDDEGRALLRHLGFPFKEA
- a CDS encoding type Z 30S ribosomal protein S14: MAKKALIAKAARKPKFGVRAYTRCQRCGRPHSVYRKFGLCRVCLREMAHRGELPGVTKSSW
- the rpsH gene encoding 30S ribosomal protein S8 yields the protein MTMTDPIADMLTRLRNANSAYHDSVVMPHSKIKSHIAEILKQEGFITGWKVEDAEVGKNLVLELKFGPNRERSIAGIKRISKPGLRVYAKSTNLPKVLGGLGVAIISTSHGLLTGQQAGKKGVGGEVLAYVW
- the rplF gene encoding 50S ribosomal protein L6, which codes for MSRIGKLPIQVPAGVDVTIDGQAVAVKGPKGSLALTVKAPIEIVKGEDGVLNVTRPNDERQNKALHGLSRTLVANMITGVTTGYVKALEISGVGYRVAAKGSNLEFQLGYSHPILIEAPEGISFKVESPTKFSVEGIDKQKVGEVAANIRKLRKPDPYKAKGVKYAGEVIRRKVGKAGK
- the rplR gene encoding 50S ribosomal protein L18, which encodes MAYGVKIAKGDAYKRAAKARRHIRIRKNVSGTAERPRLVVTRSNRNIVAQVIDDLQGHTLASASTLDTSIRGGEGDKSAQAQAVGALVAERAKAAGVETVVFDRGGNRYAGRIAALADAAREAGLKF
- the rpsE gene encoding 30S ribosomal protein S5, whose product is MAGPQRRGSGAGGGERRDRKGRDGGPAAEKTAYVERVVAINRVAKVVKGGRRFSFTALVVVGDGDGTVGVGYGKAKEVPAAIAKGVEEAKKSFFKVPRIQGTIPHPITGERAAGVVLLKPAAPGTGVIAGGPVRAVLECAGVHDILSKSLGSSNAINIVHATVAALKGLQRPEEIAARRGLPLEDVAPAALLRARAGAGA
- the rpmD gene encoding 50S ribosomal protein L30 codes for the protein MARLKVTQIKSYIGSKQNHRDTLRSLGLKRLNDVVVKEDRPEFRGMVHTVRHLVTVEEVD
- the rplO gene encoding 50S ribosomal protein L15, producing MAESSPLKAHNLRPAPGAKTAKTRVGRGEASKGKTAGRGTKGQKARYQIPQRFEGGQMPLHMRLPKLKGFKNPFRTEFQVVNLDKLGALYPEGGEVTVADLVAKGAVRKNSLVKVLGQGEISVALQVSVDAVSGSAKEKIAAAGGSVTELV
- the secY gene encoding preprotein translocase subunit SecY, with the translated sequence MLTAFARAFKTPDLRKKLLFTLGIIVLFRLGSHVPVPGVSYTNVQICVDQASGQNGGLFGLVNMFSGGALLQITIFALGIMPYITASIILQLLTVVIPKLETLKKEGQAGTSKITQYTRYLTVALAILQGTGLVATARSGALFQNCSVASQIVPDRSIFTTVVMVLTMTAGTCVVMWLGELITDRGIGNGMSILMFISIAAGFIGSLWAIKEQGKIADGWVEFGVVMLVGLAMVGLVVFVEQAQRRIPVQYAKRMIGRRAYGGTSTYIPLKVNQAGIIPVIFASSLLYIPALVVQFSGSTAGWATWIQKHFVKGDHPYYIATYFLLIVFFAFFYVAISFNPEEVADNMKKYGGFIPGIRAGRPTAEYLSYVLNRITWPGSLYLGLIALVPTMALAGFGANQNFPFGGTSILIIVGVGLETVKQIESQLQQRNYEGFLR
- a CDS encoding adenylate kinase, with the translated sequence MRIVLVGPPGAGKGTQATVLAKTLSIPHISTGDLFRANISQGTELGRRAKAFMDAGDLVPDEITIGMAKDRMEQPDAVGGFLLDGFPRNVSQAEALDEMLKTAGMNLDAVLDLEVEEDEVVKRLAGRRTCRNDGGHVFHIAYQPPKVEGVCDICGGELYVREDQSEDAVRNRLDVYHTQTEPIIDYYKAQGLVSTIPALGEVKDVTQRAMDALKK
- the map gene encoding type I methionyl aminopeptidase — encoded protein: MVQIKTPEQIAKMREAGLVVAAIHAATREAAVPGATTRDLDMVARKVIADAGAKSNFLGYGGFPATICTSVNEVVVHGIPDDKTVLKDGDIISIDAGAIIDGWHGDAAYTAFVGSGHAPELVELSRVTEESMWAGIAAMKLGNRLVDISKAIETYIKRQPRPTTGEHSLGKFGIIEDYGGHGIGSEMHMDPHLLNYVSRKRGKGIKLVPGLCLAIEPMVSLGTAQTEVLADDWTVITTDGTWSSHWEHSIALTEEGPIVLTSPDCGKAKLAEYGVTTAPDPLG